In Amblyraja radiata isolate CabotCenter1 chromosome 30, sAmbRad1.1.pri, whole genome shotgun sequence, a single window of DNA contains:
- the LOC116989930 gene encoding nuclear factor 7, ovary-like, whose translation MQIDEAVETYKDQVKSSIQSLTTNKSAIQEMEEQQKQKISQVREQSQSLKSHVTSQFAELHQILVKKEQRILGEIKEDEEKILSPMEKNLQDIQENLNSIEEELSNLQGRMEQTDIVLFLKEEAGRKRRISDEVQTLSLRDGAILDERFDHHLLVERRC comes from the exons ATGCAGATCGatgaagctgttgaaacctacaag GATCAGGTTAAATCATCCATACAATCTCTGACTACAAATAAATCAGCCATCCAGGAAATGGAAGAGCAACAGAAGCAGAAGATTTCCCAAGTCCGG GAGCAGTCACAAAGCCTCAAGTCTCACGTCACAtctcagtttgctgaactgcaccagattctcgtgAAGAAAGAGCAGCGCATTCTTGGAGAGAtcaaggaggatgaggagaagATTCTAAGtccaatggagaaaaatcttcaagacattcaagagaatttaaactcTATTGAGGAGGAACTCTCAAATCTGCAGGGGCGAATGGAACAAACAGACATCGTGTTATTTCTGAAG gaggaagctggtcgcaagaggaG AATTAGTGATGAAGTCCAGACATTGTCACTGAGAGATGGTGCCATACTGGATGAAAGATTCGATCACCACCTACTGGTTGAACGCAGGTGTTGA